A single region of the Nitrosomonas sp. Is79A3 genome encodes:
- a CDS encoding type II toxin-antitoxin system HicA family toxin: MNSKEIIKQLEKDGWSLRGTKGSHHVYTHPEKSGHISVPHPKKDLGIGLSNKLLKQAGLK, encoded by the coding sequence ATGAACAGCAAAGAAATTATCAAACAACTTGAAAAGGATGGATGGTCACTACGGGGAACCAAGGGATCGCACCACGTTTATACTCATCCTGAGAAAAGCGGTCATATCAGCGTTCCGCATCCTAAAAAAGACCTTGGCATTGGTCTCTCAAACAAGTTGTTAAAACAAGCGGGGCTTAAATAA